The proteins below come from a single Corylus avellana chromosome ca3, CavTom2PMs-1.0 genomic window:
- the LOC132176650 gene encoding heavy metal-associated isoprenylated plant protein 47-like, which translates to MKQKIVIKVQMTCEKCRTKALKIAAKTYGAISVAIEGSDKDQVVVIGEGVDSANLACSLRKKFCYAAILKVEEVKEKKEEKEKKEEKKPPEPKCPTFSMCHQYPQFPMYCEPMYCEPVRGPYSSDGGCFIM; encoded by the exons ATGAAG CAAAAAATAGTTATCAAGGTGCAAATGACCTGTGAAAAATGCAGAACCAAGGCCTTGAAGATTGCCGCAAAAACATATG GTGCGATCTCGGTGGCAATAGAAGGGTCAGATAAAGACCAGGTGGTGGTGATTGGCGAAGGTGTTGACTCGGCTAATTTGGCTTGCTCGCTAAGGAAGAAGTTTTGCTATGCGGCAATATTGAAGGTGGAGGAAGTGAAGGAAAAGaaggaagagaaggaaaagaaggaagagaagaagCCACCGGAGCCGAAATGTCCAACGTTCTCCATGTGTCATCAATATCCGCAATTTCCTATGTACTGTGAGCCCATGTACTGTGAACCCGTCCGTGGTCCCTATTCGAGTGACGGCGGCTGCTTCATCATGTGa